The window GCCCTGAGCTTCTAGAACATTTAAAAGATCAGCAAGGGAAGCCGTGAGATTTTATTAGTAAGATAACAGCAGAGTTATCTTGGTGACGCacactgttttctttatagcccaACGAATCGGGTTAAAGCGAGAAAATGTGGGCATCAATTGCATGGTTAGGCCAGTATCTtaaaagatggagagagagtgctgaattttttaaaattaaaatgatctgGGGGAAATGTGCTGGCTATTATTCCTAAAAGGATCCTGCATTTGGGGGAGGAAAACAAAGCAGACGGCCTTGATGGTGAGCAGGAGCTTGGTTGGCTTTGGGGGAGTTGATGGAGAATCTTGTCTTGGGCAGGTCTGGGGGTCAGGGCACAGGAGACCCCAGTGTCTGACCCAGACAGCCTCACCCAAGTCTCAAATGGGAGAGAGGCTTCAAGGTGGGAATTTATTCCAGCCAAAATATCTGCTGTGAAATCTGCTGCCCCCAGTTGCTTTTCTGCATGCATAAGGACATGGGCAGAGAGATGGGAAATGCATTATTCAGCACCCTGAACTTCCTGATGTGCAAGGAGGttttttttggtattaaaatCAAGGTAACTCTGAACCAGGGCAGCGCTCCTCAGAATTCATTATGATGGAATTCGAGAGGGATTTTCTGGCATCTGATTGGATGGAAGCACCTCCCTGGCGTCCCCGTGGCCGTCTGATGGAGCGCCGCCCCTTGAAGGGAGCTCTCCGTCTGCACGGCGGTCCTGATGGAAGGAGCTCTGTTCCCCGACAGATGACCTGCTCCTCGGGTGAAATGTGTTACAGCCTCTGTTCCAAAGGAGAGCACTTGGAATTTTCAGTAAAGCTGCTGCATTCTTCAGTCTGACGAAACTAGAGTGATAATTGGCATCGAGACACTTTCTAGGGCTGTGTACAAAGCATGTGCAATTgctttggttttttaattttaaaaattttactgtaAGGGAATTGTTCTGGGAGATCATAAGGAGGATATACCTTTTGAGTGACGCTGACAAGATTTTGATGGCCAGCCagctttctttaattttcatttgcttttcatttttatatgacATTTTCAGGAATGTGTCAAGGAAACAAAAGGTGGCTTGTATCACCAGAGACCAGGACTCCCAACACAAGGGGGAGAGATGAGCTCAGATTATCTACTATTCCCAACCACAGCCTGAAGTACCTCCTCCCTTTTCAACCTTCCCTTGTACACTGTTTCTTTTACCCCCCTGTTTTTATTCACTCCCTTCCCTTCAGTGCTAAGCGACTTGTCTTTGCATGATTGCGTAGCGGGGGGATTCTAGCTTTACTTGTGGCCGACACTTTGATCCAATAGCAGTTACATGGCCTCCCATATACCTTCTTGGATGCTGCAAGCAGCCAAGGTGGCCAtgcattccatgagcacttattgagcatctacagTTTGCCAGGCTCTGTTTGCTAGAGATACAATGGTGATCAAAACCAATTCTAATGGAGCCTACATCCAGATGGGGCCCTGCCCTGAAAAACCATAAGAAATGTGAGGTACATGATAGATTAGTTGGTGCTAAGTGCTATGGAACGGAAGGGAGTTGGAGATGTCAAGTTTAACATAACGTTCAGTGATTCCTTCCCGTGGGCTGCTCATCGTGATGCTAAGCACTTTATCGGCATcatttcatttagtcctcaccGTAGACAGCCCCTCGAGGAAAGATCTTTTTTCTCCATCACGTCCATGAGGAGTCTCAGACCCTGTAGGTCACACAACTAGGTTCTCCGCCACACCCCACTGAGGCTCCGTGGAATTTTCACGGGAGGATAGTAGGTGACAGTCTTCAAGTGAATCTCTATAACCTAGTCAAGGTAAATAAGTAGACACTTCCTACTTTATTTCCTCAGGCTTTGCCGAGGAAAGGCAATTTTCGTTATTTCCTTCCAAAGGAAAGGGAAACTGGCAGGTGACTTTTTTGGAGGACCACCCTGATGGAATTGGGTCCCAGTTGACTTAATCATAGTCTATAAAATATATAAGTAGAGTTCCTCTAGAAATACAGTCCTTCCTTTGCTCCTTTGGGTGGGCAACTGGGAAAAAAGTTTCCTTTGGCTCAATAGTTTGTTACAAGAAGCCAGAATATGAGCAACCTCTAAAACAAGACATAGGCACGGGGGCCCTGAGAAGTGATATGGACTTATTTCCATCCAAAAGAACTAGTTTCATCCTCTAAATATACTTTCTCATGCATGGGAGGCAGAGAAAATACTTATTTACTCGtatccattagatttcaagtgaCTTGTTTAGATGACTGTTTTTCGCTGTGTTGGAATTGCTGTCTGCACTGGTAACACACACAGGTTCATGCCAAGAACCacaagttaactttttttttttttttttagagaagttgtaggtttacagaaaaatcatacagaatggTTCACTTTTTAAGTGATGGGATCTTTCAGACTGCTCAAATGGCTGTTCAGAGTAATGCAAACCACAACCAGAAATGAAGGCTTTGGTTTTTCAAGGCATGTGGGAGGGTCTAGTTCCACGTTACTATTTTGAATGATCATTTAAAAGAGGTTGAAAGAGACAGACCTCAAAAAATCTTATTCCATCTCTATAAAGATTTTGGTAAGAAATTTAAGAAGCAGACCTGATTGTCTAGGGAAGCTTCCCtccatttatgtatgtattttgggTTAAAGGCAGAAAATGTGGAATCAGCTCACAAACATTATTGAGGGATTTCTTGAGGCTTTGTTTCCAGACCGCTCAGCTTCATGACCCATGGAACACACAACATGCCTGTGCATTTTCAAAGTAAATCACAGTCAGTTCTTTTTCAACCTAGCAGTTCTTCAGCCTGGTAAGAAGTTAGATGAAAATTTGGGGTCCAGGTGAACAACAAACATGTTAGATATTGCACTGTGATGTTCCCCATGGCTGGGGTTGGTCCGGAGATTTTCTTCATGACCTTTGCAACTTGACTTAGGTGGACAGATCGGAAAGTGATGGAATGTGGGGCAGCAATAGCTCTGTCATTAGCCAGCTCGTAGGCCAGGTGGATGACATCAAATTTCACACTGGACCAGTCCCATTGAAAAAGAACTGGTTGGTGCCCAGGGTATTGTCGTCGTCTGTAGCATTGGCTCCTTCAATCCCCTTTCCCCTGGTCTTGGAAGATGTTCTGCAGCCCCCATCGGACTTTCTCTCACcatctgtttctttgtattttgcaCAGTGCCTTCTCCCAGTGCCTTGCTCGTGGACAATCCCACGCCTTTTGGGAATGCAAAAGAAGTGATCGCAATCAAGGACTATTGCCCGACTAACTTCACCACCCTCAAGTTCTCCAAGGGTGACCACCTCTACGTCCTGGATACATCAGGCGGTGAGTGGTGGTATGCACACAACACCACGGAGATGGGCTACATCCCTTCTTCCTACGTACAGCCCTTAAACTACCGTAACTCAACGTTGAGTGACAGTGGGATGATTGACAATCTTCCGGACAGCCCAGACGAAGTAGCGAAGgagttagatttgcttggaggaTGGACAGAGGAAAAGATAGGATCAAGCAAAGCATACAGTAACAACCCTTTCTGGAATGGGACACAAACAAACCCTTTTCTGAATGGGAACGTGCCGGCGATGCCCAGCCTGGATGAGCTGAATCCCAAAAGCACTGTGGATTTGCTCTTATTTGATACCGGCACATCCTCGTTCACCGAATCCAGCTCGGCAACCACCAATAGCACCGGCAATATCTTTGATGAGCTTCCAGCCACCCATCAGCTTAATGCAGATCAGCCGGCCAAGCGAGACAACCCCTTCTTTAGAAGCAAACGTTCCTACAGTCTGTCCGAACTCTCCGTTCTCCAAGCCAAGTCGGACGCTCCCGCATCGTCGGGTTTTTTCACTGGGTTGAAATCTCCTGCCCCTGAGCAATTTCAGAGCCGGGAGGATTTTCGAACTGCCTGGCTGAACCACCGGAAGCTGGCCCGGTCTTGCCATGACTTGGACCTGCTTGGCCAGAGCCCCGGTTGGGGCCAGACCCAAGCTGTGGAAACCAACATCGTGTGCAAGCTGGAGAGTTCCGGGGGCGCCGTGCAACTTCCTGACACCAACATCAGTATCCATGTGCCCGAAAGTCACGTGGCTCCCGGGGAAACGCAGCAGATCTCCATGAAAGCTCTGCTGGACCCTCCTTTGGAGCTCAACAGTGACAGATGCAGCAGCGTCAGCCCTGTGTTGGAGGTAAAGCTGAGCAACCTGGAAGTGAAGACTCCCATCATGTTGGAGATGAAAGTTTCAGCCGAGgtgaaaaatgacatttttagcaAAAGCACAGTGGGCCTCCAGTGCCTAAGGAGCGACTCAAAGGAAGggccatatgtctccatccctcTCACCTACAGCTATGGGGACACGGTCCAGGTGCAGCTGGAGAACCTGGAACCCTGTATGTACCTGGCGATTGTTGCTCATGGCCCAAACATTCTCTACCCTTCCACCGTATGGGACTTCATCCATAAAAAAGTCACGGTGGGTCTCTATGGTCCCAAACACATTCACCCATCTTTCAAAACTGTGGTGACCCTTTTTGGGCATGATTGTGCCCCAAAGACCCTGCTGGTCAGCGAGGTCACCCGccaggcccccagccctgccccggtGGCACTGCAGCTGTGGGGCAAGCACCAGTTCATTTTGTCCAGGCCCCAAGATCTCAAGCTCTGCATGTTTTCCAACATGACAAATTTTGAAGTCAAAGCCAGTGAGCAAGCCAAAGTGGTGAGAGGGTTCCAGATGAAGCTGGGCAAGGTGAGCCGTCTCATATTCCCCATCACTTGCCACAACCCCAACGAGCTCTCTGACTTCACCTTGAGGGTCCAGGTGAAAGACGACCAGGAGACCATCCTGACCCAGTTCTGTGTCCAGACCCCGCAGCCGCCACCCAAAAGCGCCATCAAACCGTCTGGGCAGAGAAGGTTTCTCAAGAAGAACGAAGTGGGGAAGATAATTCTGTCCCCATTCGCTGCCACCACGAAGTACCCCACGTTTCAGGACCGCCCCGTGTCCAGCCTCAAGTTTGGCAAGTTGCTCAAGACCGTGGTGAGGCAGAATAAGAACCACTACCTGCTGGAGTACAAGAAGGGCGACGTGATCGCCCTGCTCAGCGAGGAGAAGATCAGGCTTAAGGGGCAGCTCTGGACCAAGGAGTGGTACATCGGCTACTACCAGGGGAAGCTCGGCCTCGTGCACACCAAGAACGTGCTGGTGGTCGGCAAGGCCAAGCCAAGCTTCTTCTCCGGACCCGAGCTGAGCACCGCGATGCTGCTGGAGCAGATCCTGAGACCCTGCAAGTTCCTCACCTACATCTACGCCTCCGTGAGGACCCTGCTCATGGAGAACATCAGCAGCTGGCGTGTGTTTGCGGACGCCTTGGGCTATACCAATCTGCCGCTCACCTTCTTCTGCCGGGCAGAATTGGATAGTGAGCCCGAGCGGGTGGCATCTGTTCTGGAAAAGTTGAAGGAGGATTGTAACAACATGGAGAACAAAGACAGAAAGTCCTTTCAGAAGGAACTCATGATGGTAAGTGCTTGGCAGGTGTTCTGATTGAAGGGAGGGGCCCACCCAGCCTTTCAGCCCTGCCCTGACGCACGTACGTGTGGGTTCTGGTGTAAGGTGTCCCCAGAATGCTGTCTGTGG of the Choloepus didactylus isolate mChoDid1 chromosome 9, mChoDid1.pri, whole genome shotgun sequence genome contains:
- the SH3BP4 gene encoding SH3 domain-binding protein 4, which codes for MAAQRIRAANSSGLPRCKSEGTLIDLSEGFSETSFNDVKVPSPSALLVDNPTPFGNAKEVIAIKDYCPTNFTTLKFSKGDHLYVLDTSGGEWWYAHNTTEMGYIPSSYVQPLNYRNSTLSDSGMIDNLPDSPDEVAKELDLLGGWTEEKIGSSKAYSNNPFWNGTQTNPFLNGNVPAMPSLDELNPKSTVDLLLFDTGTSSFTESSSATTNSTGNIFDELPATHQLNADQPAKRDNPFFRSKRSYSLSELSVLQAKSDAPASSGFFTGLKSPAPEQFQSREDFRTAWLNHRKLARSCHDLDLLGQSPGWGQTQAVETNIVCKLESSGGAVQLPDTNISIHVPESHVAPGETQQISMKALLDPPLELNSDRCSSVSPVLEVKLSNLEVKTPIMLEMKVSAEVKNDIFSKSTVGLQCLRSDSKEGPYVSIPLTYSYGDTVQVQLENLEPCMYLAIVAHGPNILYPSTVWDFIHKKVTVGLYGPKHIHPSFKTVVTLFGHDCAPKTLLVSEVTRQAPSPAPVALQLWGKHQFILSRPQDLKLCMFSNMTNFEVKASEQAKVVRGFQMKLGKVSRLIFPITCHNPNELSDFTLRVQVKDDQETILTQFCVQTPQPPPKSAIKPSGQRRFLKKNEVGKIILSPFAATTKYPTFQDRPVSSLKFGKLLKTVVRQNKNHYLLEYKKGDVIALLSEEKIRLKGQLWTKEWYIGYYQGKLGLVHTKNVLVVGKAKPSFFSGPELSTAMLLEQILRPCKFLTYIYASVRTLLMENISSWRVFADALGYTNLPLTFFCRAELDSEPERVASVLEKLKEDCNNMENKDRKSFQKELMMALLRMDCQGLVVRLLQDFVLLTTAVEVAQRWRELAEKLAKVSKQQMDAYESPHRDRSGVVDSEAMWKPAYDFLLTWSHQVGDSYRDVIQELHIGLDKMKNPITKRWKHLTGTLILVNCLEILRAAAFSSVDEDDLVI